From a single Agrobacterium tumefaciens genomic region:
- the proB gene encoding glutamate 5-kinase, with amino-acid sequence MSLTRKPLGSHHRIVIKIGSALLVDRKTGLKKDWLDAICEDIAALKKNGADVQVVSSGAIALGRTVLDLPSGALKLEESQAAAAVGQIALARAWSESLSRHEIVAGQILLTLSDTEERRRYLNARATINQLLKIGAIPIINENDTVATTEIRYGDNDRLAARVATMTGADLLVLLSDIDGLYTAPPHLDPDAKFLETIADITPEIEAMAGGAASELSRGGMRTKIDAGKIATAAGCGMIIASGKTLNPLKAIENGARSSWFAPSGTPVTARKTWIAGQLQPAGEIHVDAGAEKALYAGKSLLPAGVRVVKGNFGRGDAIAIIGVEGREVARGLAGYDADEARLIIGHKSNEIEAILGYVGRAAMIHRDDLVMTGAAVKIKSAKKDEVHA; translated from the coding sequence ATGAGCCTGACGCGCAAGCCGCTGGGCAGCCACCACCGGATCGTCATCAAGATCGGGTCGGCGCTTCTGGTGGACCGTAAAACCGGCCTCAAGAAAGACTGGCTGGATGCCATCTGCGAGGATATCGCTGCGCTGAAGAAAAACGGCGCGGATGTTCAGGTCGTGTCTTCGGGCGCCATCGCGCTTGGCCGCACCGTGCTCGACCTGCCCTCCGGTGCGTTGAAGCTGGAAGAGAGCCAGGCGGCGGCGGCCGTCGGCCAGATCGCGTTGGCGCGGGCATGGTCGGAAAGCCTGTCGCGGCATGAGATCGTCGCTGGCCAGATTCTGCTGACGCTCTCCGATACCGAAGAGCGTCGCCGTTATCTCAATGCGCGCGCCACCATCAATCAGTTGCTGAAGATCGGCGCCATCCCGATCATCAATGAAAACGATACCGTGGCAACCACCGAAATCCGTTATGGCGACAATGACCGTCTGGCCGCACGCGTGGCGACCATGACGGGTGCTGATCTGCTGGTGCTGCTGTCGGACATTGACGGACTTTACACGGCTCCGCCGCATCTCGATCCCGATGCGAAATTCCTGGAGACGATCGCCGATATTACGCCTGAAATCGAGGCCATGGCAGGCGGTGCGGCATCCGAGCTTTCACGTGGCGGCATGCGCACCAAGATCGATGCAGGCAAGATCGCAACCGCTGCCGGTTGCGGCATGATCATCGCTTCCGGCAAGACGCTCAATCCGCTGAAGGCGATCGAAAACGGCGCTCGTTCCTCGTGGTTTGCTCCTTCTGGCACGCCGGTGACGGCGCGCAAGACCTGGATTGCCGGGCAATTGCAGCCGGCCGGCGAAATCCATGTGGATGCCGGCGCGGAAAAAGCCCTTTATGCCGGCAAGAGCCTGCTTCCCGCGGGCGTACGGGTGGTGAAGGGCAATTTCGGCCGCGGCGATGCAATCGCCATTATCGGTGTCGAAGGCCGGGAGGTCGCGCGCGGTCTTGCGGGTTATGACGCGGATGAGGCGCGTCTTATCATCGGCCACAAGTCCAATGAGATCGAGGCTATTCTCGGTTATGTCGGGCGGGCGGCGATGATCCATCGCGACGACCTTGTGATGACCGGCGCCGCCGTCAAAATTAAGAGTGCAAAAAAGGATGAGGTCCATGCCTGA
- the obgE gene encoding GTPase ObgE, producing MKFLDEAKVYIKSGDGGAGAVSFRREKFIEFGGPDGGDGGRGGDVWVEVVNGLNTLIDFRFQQHFKASIGQHGMGKTRTGAKGSDVVLKVPVGTQIFEEDNETLIMDLTKEGQRFRLAAGGNGGFGNAYFKSSTNQAPTHANPGLAGEEKTIWLRLKLIADAGLVGLPNAGKSTFLATVTRARPKIANYPFTTLHPNLGVATIDGREFVLADIPGLIEGAHEGVGIGDRFLGHVERTRVLLHLVSAQEEKVGKAYKTVKAELDAYGGGLTDKPEIVALSQIDVLDEKELKKKAKELEKACGRPPLLLSAAAHIGMTEALRALRDIIVSASNGGDTALPDRSMPHESEVEEEDDRL from the coding sequence ATGAAATTTCTCGATGAAGCAAAAGTCTATATCAAGTCCGGTGATGGTGGTGCTGGCGCCGTTTCCTTCCGGCGTGAAAAATTCATCGAGTTCGGCGGCCCTGACGGTGGTGACGGCGGACGCGGTGGCGACGTCTGGGTCGAAGTGGTCAATGGTCTCAACACGCTGATCGACTTTCGCTTCCAGCAGCATTTCAAGGCCTCGATTGGACAGCACGGCATGGGCAAGACCCGCACCGGCGCCAAGGGTTCGGACGTGGTGCTGAAAGTCCCTGTTGGCACCCAGATTTTCGAAGAAGACAATGAAACGCTGATCATGGACCTCACCAAGGAGGGCCAGCGTTTTCGTCTTGCCGCCGGTGGCAATGGCGGTTTCGGCAATGCTTACTTCAAGTCCTCCACCAATCAGGCGCCTACCCATGCCAATCCGGGTCTGGCTGGTGAAGAAAAGACGATCTGGCTGCGGCTTAAGCTGATTGCCGATGCTGGTCTGGTCGGTCTGCCAAATGCGGGTAAATCCACATTTCTTGCGACGGTTACGCGCGCGCGTCCGAAGATCGCCAATTATCCCTTCACCACCCTTCATCCGAACCTCGGCGTGGCGACCATCGATGGTCGTGAATTCGTACTGGCTGATATTCCGGGCTTGATCGAAGGTGCGCATGAGGGCGTCGGCATCGGTGACCGGTTCCTCGGCCATGTGGAGCGTACCCGTGTGCTTCTGCACCTCGTCTCCGCACAGGAAGAAAAGGTCGGCAAGGCCTATAAGACTGTCAAGGCCGAGCTGGATGCTTATGGTGGTGGCCTGACCGACAAGCCGGAAATCGTGGCGCTGTCGCAGATCGACGTGCTTGATGAGAAAGAACTGAAGAAAAAGGCCAAGGAACTGGAAAAGGCCTGCGGTCGTCCGCCGCTTCTTCTGTCGGCTGCCGCGCATATCGGCATGACGGAAGCGCTGCGCGCCCTTCGCGATATCATCGTTTCGGCAAGCAATGGCGGCGATACCGCCCTTCCAGACCGGTCGATGCCGCATGAGAGCGAGGTCGAGGAAGAGGACGACCGCCTATGA
- a CDS encoding glutamate-5-semialdehyde dehydrogenase encodes MPEQAVKQSHDIDALMMTIGAQAKAASRPLSIAGTDQKNRALLAMASAIEASRDVILAANKKDLAAADTAGLAASFVDRLTLNEVRIAGIAEGIRSVAALADPVGEVIAAWDRPNGLKIERVRTPLGVIGVIYESRPNVTADAGALCLKAGNAVILRGGSDSQHSSRAIHACLVEGLKIAGLPEHAIQLVPVTDRAAVGALLGGLNGTVDVIVPRGGKSLVARVQSEARVPVFAHLEGICHIYVDASADLDMAKRIVVNAKMRRTGICGAAETLLVDAAAVSTHLAPLVNDLIAAGCEVRGSQAVRHVVEGLKAATEEDWRTEYLDAIISVTVVDGISGAIDHIGTYSSNHTEAVIAEDPQVVERFFNELDSAILLHNASTQFADGGEFGMGAEIGIATGKMHARGPVGVEQLTSFKYRVHGTGQTRT; translated from the coding sequence ATGCCTGAACAGGCCGTGAAGCAGAGCCATGATATTGACGCGCTGATGATGACCATCGGCGCTCAGGCAAAAGCTGCTTCGCGACCGTTGTCCATTGCAGGGACGGACCAGAAAAACCGTGCGCTTCTTGCCATGGCATCCGCCATCGAGGCGTCGAGGGATGTGATCCTTGCCGCCAATAAGAAAGATCTGGCGGCTGCGGACACTGCCGGGCTTGCCGCTTCCTTCGTGGACAGGCTTACCCTCAACGAGGTGCGGATTGCCGGTATTGCCGAAGGCATCCGCTCCGTTGCTGCGCTGGCCGATCCGGTTGGCGAGGTCATCGCTGCCTGGGATCGTCCCAATGGGCTGAAGATCGAGCGCGTGCGTACGCCGCTCGGCGTCATCGGTGTTATCTACGAAAGCCGCCCGAATGTGACGGCGGATGCCGGTGCGCTCTGCCTGAAGGCCGGTAATGCCGTCATCCTGCGCGGCGGATCGGATTCGCAACATTCATCGCGTGCTATCCATGCCTGCCTTGTGGAAGGTTTGAAGATTGCCGGTCTGCCCGAACATGCCATCCAGCTGGTGCCGGTGACGGACCGCGCCGCCGTTGGCGCGCTTTTGGGTGGACTGAACGGCACCGTTGACGTGATTGTGCCGCGTGGCGGCAAAAGCCTGGTTGCCCGGGTGCAGTCGGAAGCGCGGGTGCCGGTCTTTGCGCATCTGGAAGGCATTTGCCACATCTATGTCGATGCATCGGCCGATCTCGATATGGCGAAACGCATCGTCGTCAACGCCAAGATGCGCCGCACCGGCATTTGCGGCGCGGCCGAAACCCTGCTGGTGGATGCCGCTGCTGTTTCCACACATCTGGCGCCACTCGTGAATGACTTGATCGCAGCCGGTTGCGAGGTGCGTGGTTCGCAGGCGGTTCGTCATGTGGTTGAGGGCCTGAAGGCCGCGACGGAAGAGGACTGGCGCACCGAATATCTCGATGCGATCATTTCGGTTACTGTCGTGGATGGCATTTCCGGTGCGATCGACCATATCGGCACCTATTCCTCCAACCATACCGAAGCGGTGATCGCTGAGGACCCTCAAGTGGTCGAACGCTTCTTCAATGAGCTCGATTCGGCCATTCTGCTGCATAATGCTTCGACGCAATTTGCCGATGGCGGCGAATTCGGCATGGGTGCGGAAATCGGCATCGCCACCGGCAAGATGCATGCGCGCGGCCCCGTTGGCGTCGAGCAGCTTACTTCGTTCAAATACCGTGTGCATGGCACCGGCCAGACACGGACCTGA
- a CDS encoding GNAT family N-acetyltransferase produces the protein MSALELTRRRATTAAAPPGPCPVIETRRLVLRPQRLSDAGSIAESLGDFAVTKMLARVPAPYHKQDALEWLVLRTSGTLPDWDFAITSGDDTLIGVVSVELRHGEWHLGYWLNRFYWGKGYMTEAVAAVVERFFRRMPGVILHSGVFADNPASLRVQEKLGFRVTGCHQIYATARAAMVAHIDTMITAEDFIRPHR, from the coding sequence ATGAGTGCGCTCGAACTGACCCGCCGCCGGGCCACCACCGCCGCAGCGCCGCCCGGCCCCTGCCCCGTCATCGAGACGCGGCGTCTGGTGTTGCGGCCGCAGCGGCTTTCCGATGCTGGCAGCATTGCGGAATCGCTTGGCGATTTCGCCGTGACGAAGATGCTGGCCCGCGTTCCTGCGCCCTACCATAAGCAGGATGCGCTGGAATGGTTGGTGCTGCGTACCTCCGGCACGCTGCCCGACTGGGATTTCGCCATCACCAGTGGCGACGATACCCTGATCGGTGTGGTCTCGGTGGAGTTGCGGCACGGCGAGTGGCATCTCGGCTACTGGCTCAACCGTTTCTACTGGGGCAAGGGTTACATGACCGAGGCGGTGGCCGCCGTGGTCGAGCGGTTTTTCCGCCGTATGCCGGGGGTGATCCTTCATTCCGGCGTGTTTGCGGATAATCCCGCTTCGCTGCGTGTCCAGGAAAAACTCGGCTTCCGGGTGACCGGCTGCCACCAGATCTACGCCACGGCACGCGCCGCCATGGTGGCGCATATCGATACGATGATCACGGCTGAGGATTTCATCCGGCCGCACCGCTGA